In one Aythya fuligula isolate bAytFul2 chromosome 12, bAytFul2.pri, whole genome shotgun sequence genomic region, the following are encoded:
- the ST3GAL2 gene encoding CMP-N-acetylneuraminate-beta-galactosamide-alpha-2,3-sialyltransferase 2 produces the protein MKCSLRLCFLSTAFLLVFVMSVLFTYSHHSIAYLDPGGLGGIHRVKLVPGYAGVRRLGHGGLYPRGCACRRCPEDAADAAAAWFDSRYDGRVSPVWTKENMELPPDVQRWWMMLQPQFKSHNTQEVLSKLFQIVPGENPYRWRDPRHCRRCAVVGNSGNLRGSGYGPEIDGHDFVMRMNQAPTVGFEGDVGGRTTHHFMYPESAKNLPANVSFVLVPFKTLDLLWIASALSTGQIRFTYAPVKPFLRVDKEKVQIYNPAFFKYIHDRWTEHHGRYPSTGMLVLFFALHVCDEVNVFGFGADSRGNWHHYWENNRYAGEFRKTGVHDADFEAHIIDMLAKTSRIEVYRGN, from the exons CACCACAGCATCGCCTACCTGGACCCCGGCGGGCTGGGCGGCATCCACCGGGTGAAGCTGGTGCCCGGCTACGCCGGCGTGCGGCGGCTCGGCCACGGGGGGCTGTACCCGAGGGGCTGCGCCTGCCGACGCTGCCCCGAGGACGCCGCCGACGCCGCGGCCGCCTGGTTTGACAGCCGCTACGACGGCCGCGTCTCCCCGGTGTGGACCAAGGAGAACATGGAGCTGCCGCCGGACGTCCAGCGGTGGTGGATG ATGCTGCAGCCCCAGTTCAAGTCCCACAACACgcaggaggtgctgagcaaGCTCTTCCAGATCGTGCCGGGCGAGAACCCCTACCGCTGGCGCGACCCGCGCCACTGCCGGCGCTGCGCCGTGGTGGGCAACTCGGGCAACCTGCGCGGCTCCGGCTACGGGCCCGAGATCGACGGGCACGACTTCGTCATGAG GATGAACCAGGCGCCCACGGTGGGCTTCGAGGGGGACGTGGGCGGCCGGACCACGCACCACTTCATGTACCCCGAGAGTGCCAAGAACCTGCCCGCCAACGTCAGCTTCGTGCTGGTGCCCTTCAAGACCCTGGACCTGCTCTGGATCGCCAGCGCCCTCTCCACCGGCCAGATCAGGTT cacCTACGCGCCCGTGAAGCCTTTCCTGCGGGTGGACAAGGAAAAG GTGCAGATCTACAACCCTGCCTTCTTCAAGTACATCCACGACCGCTGGACGGAGCACCACGGGCGCTACCCCTCCACCGGCATGCTGGTGCTCTTCTTCGCCCTGCACGTCTGCGACGAG GTGAACGTCTTCGGGTTCGGCGCCGACAGCCGGGGCAACTGGCACCACTACTGGGAGAACAACCGCTACGCCGGCGAGTTCAGGAAGACCGGGGTGCACGACGCCGACTTCGAGGCGCACATCATCGACATGCTGGCCAAAACCAGCAGGATCGAGGTCTACCGGGGGAACTGA